In Eschrichtius robustus isolate mEscRob2 chromosome 2, mEscRob2.pri, whole genome shotgun sequence, a single window of DNA contains:
- the HSPB3 gene encoding heat shock protein beta-3, which yields MAKIILRHLIETPVRYEEEFEARGLEDCRLDHALYELPGPTTVDLGKARVAQAAPVDTAEMPPQRDKSRFQVLLDVVQFQPEDIIIQTFEGWLLIKAQHGTRMDEHGFISRSFTRQYKLPDGIETKDLSAILCHDGILVVEVKDSVGTK from the coding sequence ATGGCAAAAATCATCTTGAGGCATCTCATAGAGACTCCAGTGCGATACGAGGAGGAGTTTGAAGCTCGAGGTTTGGAAGACTGCAGGCTGGATCACGCTTTATATGAACTGCCCGGGCCAACCACCGTGGACCTGGGGAAAGCCAGGGTGGCCCAGGCTGCCCCGGTGGACACCGCAGAGATGCCGCCCCAGAGAGACAAATCCCGCTTCCAGGTCCTGCTGGACGTGGTCCAGTTCCAACCCGAAGATATCATCATTCAGACCTTCGAAGGCTGGCTGCTGATTAAGGCTCAACATGGAACCAGAATGGACGAGCACGGTTTTATCTCAAGAAGCTTCACCCGACAGTATAAACTGCCCGACGGCATTGAAACCAAAGATTTGTCTGCCATCCTGTGTCACGATGGAATTCTGGTGGTGGAAGTAAAGGATTCAGTTGGGACCAAGTGA